A portion of the Bubalus kerabau isolate K-KA32 ecotype Philippines breed swamp buffalo chromosome 1, PCC_UOA_SB_1v2, whole genome shotgun sequence genome contains these proteins:
- the GMIP gene encoding GEM-interacting protein gives MDSTEPGLPPAPESRKRYSDIFRSLDNLEISLGNVTLEMLAGDPVISGDPEPDKNPTAALTSETSRWSGPSPEDPAPLTGEELDLLLIRTKGGVDAALEYAKTWSRYVKDLLAWTEKRASYELEFAKNIIKIAEAGKVSIQQQSHMSLQYIYLLFLEHDLSLGSLAMETLAQQKRDYYQPLAAKRTEIEKWRKGFKEQWMKEQKRMNEAVQALRRAQLQYLQRSEELRVRSQVSPEDLALQASPGPNKQQERRRRSREEAQAKAQEAEVLYHACVREANARQQELEAAKQRIVSHVRKLVLQGDEVLRRVTLGLFGLRGAQAERGPRAFAALAECCAPFEPGQRYQEFVRAIGPHSPPPPPPAYSFQEFTHSSPLDTRKKLSGAPPPQLDESAAEPGPWEDTGTGCQGAPGPTVGIDVDSVGTSSESRSQDSPTSSPGSGTRRLVKVSSIGTESSDDFEERDPDLGDGLENGPGTPFKKWILSNAAQTHRLRRLRGPAKCRECEAFMVSGTECEECFLACHKRCLETLLILCGHKRLPARTPLFGVSFLQLPRDFPEEVPFVITRCTAEIEQRALHVQGIYRVSGSRVRVERLCQAFENGRALVDLSGNSPHDVSSVLKRFLQELTDPVVPFHLYDAFISLAKTLHADPVHDPGTPSPSPEVIRSLKTLLVQLPDSNYSTLRHLVAHLFRVAAQFEDNKMSANNLGIVFGPTLLRLPDGPGPASAGPVTCLLDSAHQAQLVEFLIVHYEQIFGPDELLLATEPLPRDPSPPPATLPASLQPSHLQLVLDPLPLSLASDRDPDAMLLSALEKHPEAMLPEISTLQSEQEEEITEDIKNEGGEVSSQGPEDSSLGTQPRGHFSRQPVKYPRGGVRPVTHQLSGLALVASKLSEETPVTSVPQGSLQRRGPSPAATIREDSPLRRTPLPKHFEITQETARLLSKLHSESVPTATCCPDPQTEEAEDRF, from the exons GGTTACCCCCAGCTCCTGAGAGCAGGAAGAGGTACAGTGACATCTTCCGAAGCCTGGACAACCTCGAGATCTCACTGGGGAATGT GACTCTTGAGATGCTGGCTGGAGACCCTGTGATTTCAGGAGACCCAGAACCTGACAAGAACCCCACAGCCGCTTTG ACCAGTGAAACCAGCCGTTGGAGTGGCCCCTCCCCAGAGGATCCTGCACCCCTTACAG GGGAGGAACTGGACTTGCTGCTCATCCGAACCAAGGGGGGCGTGGATGCAGCCCTGGAGTACGCCAAGACCTGGAGCCGCTACGTCAAGGATTTGCTGGCCTGGACTGAGAAGAGAGCCAGTTATG AACTGGAGTTTGCCAAAAACATCATCAAGATTGCTGAGGCTGGCAAGGTGTCAATCCAGCAGCAG agccACATGTCATTGCAATATATCTACCTCCTGTTTCTGGAGCACGACCTCAGCCTAGGAAGCCTGGCCATGGAGACACTGGCCCAGCAGAAAAGAGACTACTACCAG CCCTTGGCTGCCAAACGGACTGAGATTGAGAAGTGGCGGAAGGGGTTCAAGGAGCAGTGGATGAAAGAGCAGAAGCGGATG AACGAGGCGGTGCAGGCGCTGCGGCGGGCCCAGCTCCAGTACTTGCAGCGCAGCGAGGAGCTGCGGGTGCGCTCCCAGGTGTCGCCTGAAGACCTGGCTCTCCAGGCCTCACCAGGCCCCAACAAACAGCAGGAGCGGCGGCGGCGCTCTCGAGAAGAGGCCCAGGCCAAG GCGCAGGAGGCCGAAGTGCTGTACCACGCCTGCGTCAGAGAGGCCAACGCTCGGCAACAGGAACTAGAGGCCGCCAAGCAGCGGATCGTGTCACACGTGCGCAAACTGGTGCTGCAGGGGGACGAAGTGCTGAGGCGG GTGACCCTGGGATTGTTCGGGCTTCGAGGGGCTCAGGCAGAGCGTGGCCCCCGCGCCTTCGCCGCCCTGGCTGAGTGCTGCGCTCCCTTCGAGCCCGGCCAGCGATACCAAGAGTTCGTGAGGGCCATAGGGCCCCACTCCCCACCGCCCCCGCCACCCGCCTATTCTTTCCAGGAGTTCACGCACAG TTCCCCTCTGGACACAAGAAAGAAGCTCTCTGGAGCACCCCCTCCACAGCTGGATGAGAGTGCAGCTGAGCCAGGCCCTTGGGAGGACACAGGCACAGGCTGCCAGG GAGCTCCGGGCCCCACTGTGGGTATCGATGTGGACAGTGTGGGCACCAGCAGCGAGTCTCGCTCCCAGGACTCTCCCACTTCCAGTCCAG GCTCTGGCACAAGGCGGCTGGTAAAAGTGTCATCCATAGGCACCGAGTCTTCAGATGACTTTGAGGAGCGAGACCCTG ACCTGGGAGATGGGCTAGAGAATGGGCCAGGGACCCCCTTCAAGAAGTGGATACTATCCAACGCGGCCCAGACCCACCGGTTGCGGCGGCTGCGGGGCCCAGCCAAGTGCCGAGAGTGTGAGGCTTTCATGGTCAGCGGGACAGAGTGCGAGGAG TGCTTTCTGGCCTGCCACAAGCGCTGCCTCGAGACCCTACTGATCCTCTGTGGACATAAGCGGCTACCAGCCCGGACTCCCCTGTTTGGGGTCAGCTTCCTGCAGCTGCCCAGGGACTTCCCGGAGGAGGTGCCTTTTGTGATCACCAGGTGCACGGCCGAGATAGAACAGCGCGCGCTCCATGTGCAG gGCATTTATCGGGTCAGCGGGTCCAGGGTCCGCGTGGAACGGCTGTGCCAGGCTTTTGAGAATGGCCGAGCATTGGTTGACCTGTCAGGGAACTCACCTCATGATGTCTCAAGTGTTCTCAAGAGATTCCTCCAGGAG CTCACTGACCCCGTGGTCCCCTTCCACCTCTACGATGCCTTCATCTCTCTGGCTAAGACCCTGCATGCAGACCCTGTGCACGACCCTgggacccccagccccagccctgaggTTATCCGCTCGCTGAAGACCCTCTTGGTGCAGCTGCCCGACTCTAACTACAGCACCCTGCGGCACCTGGTGGCCCATCTGTTCAG GGTGGCTGCACAGTTTGAGGACAACAAGATGTCTGCCAACAACCTGGGCATTGTATTTGGGCCGACGCTGTTGCGGCTGCCCGACGGTCCAGGGCCAGCCAGTGCCGGACCTGTCACCTGCCTGCTGGATTCCGCACACCAGGCTCAGCTCGTCGAGTTCCTCATTGTGCACTATGAGCAGATCTTCGGGCCTGACGAGCTCCTCCTGGCCACTGAGCCCCTGCCCCgagaccccagcccaccccctgcAACCCTCCCAGCTAGCCTCCAGCCATCACACTTACAACTTGTCCTGGACCCCCTGCCCTTATCCCTAGCCTCAGACCGGGACCCAGACGCCATGCTCCTTAGTGCCCTGGAGAAGCATCCCGAGGCCATGCTCCCAGAG ATTTCAACTCTGCAGAGTGAGCAGGAAGAGGAAATAACCGAAGATATCAAAAATGAGGGCGGGGAAG TGTCCAGCCAAGGGCCTGAGGACTCATCCCTGGGGACACAGCCCCGTGGCCACTTCAGCCGCCAGCCAGTGAAGTATCCCCGGGGAGGTGTGCGGCCTGTCACCCACCAGCTGTCTGGCTTGGCCCTGGTGGCTTCCAAATTGTCCGAGGAGACCCCTGTCACATCAGTGCCCCAAGGGAGCTTGCAGAGGCGAGGACCCAGCCCTGCCGCTACCATCCGTGAGGACAGCCCTCTGCGCCGCACCCCTCTGCCCAAGCATTTTGAGATCACCCAGGAGACAGCCAGGCTACTCTCCAAGCTGCACAGCGAGTCTGTGCCCACAGCCACCTGCTGCCCAGACCCCCAAACTGAGGAGGCTGAGGATCGCTTCTGA
- the LPAR2 gene encoding lysophosphatidic acid receptor 2, translated as MVTMGQCYYNETIGFFYNNSGKELSSHWRPKDLVVVALGLTVSVLVLLTNLLVIAAIASNRRFHQPIYYLLGNLAAADLFAGVAYLFLMFHTGPRTARLSLQGWFVRQGLLDTSLTASVATLLAIAVERHRSVMAVQLHSRLPPGRVIMLIVGVWVAALGLGLLPAHSWHCLCALDRCSRMAPLLSRSYLAVWALSSLLVFLLMVAVYTRIFFYVRRRVQRMAEHVSCHPRYRETTLNLVKTVVIILGAFVVCWTPGQVVLLLDGLGCKSCNVLAVEKYFLLLAEANSLVNAVVYSCRDAEMRRTFRRLLCCRCLRPSTHKSVRYTASTPTGTGTRIMLPENGHSLMDSTL; from the exons ATGGTCACCATGGGCCAGTGTTACTACAATGAGACCATCGGCTTCTTCTACAACAACAGTGGCAAGGAGCTCAGCTCCCACTGGCGGCCCAAAGATCTGGTCGTCGTGGCGCTGGGCCTGACTGTCAGCGTGCTGGTGCTTCTGACCAACCTGCTGGTCATCGCAGCCATCGCCTCCAATCGCCGCTTCCACCAACCCATTTACTACCTGCTCGGCAACCTGGCCGCAGCTGACCTCTTTGCCGGTGTGGCCTACCTCTTCCTCATGTTCCACACAGGCCCGCGCACAGCCCGGCTGTCACTCCAGGGCTGGTTCGTGCGGCAGGGCCTGTTGGACACGAGCCTGACGGCCTCCGTGGCCACACTTCTGGCCATTGCCGTGGAGCGGCACCGCAGCGTGATGGCCGTGCAGCTGCACAGCCGCCTGCCCCCAGGCCGGGTCATCATGCTGATTGTGGGCGTGTGGGTGGCCgcgctggggctggggctgctgcCCGCCCACTCCTGGCACTGCCTCTGTGCCCTGGACCGCTGCTCTCGCATGGCCCCCCTGCTCAGCCGCTCCTACCTCGCCGTCTGGGCGCTGTCCAGTCTGCTCGTCTTCCTGCTCATGGTGGCTGTCTACACCCGCATCTTCTTCTATGTGAGGCGGCGAGTGCAGCGCATGGCCGAGCATGTCAGCTGCCACCCCCGCTACCGTGAAACGACGCTGAACCTGGTCAAGACTGTTGTCATCATCCTAG GGGCATTTGTGGTCTGCTGGACGCCGGGCCAGGTGGTGCTGCTCCTGGATGGTCTGGGCTGCAAGTCCTGCAACGTCCTGGCAGTGGAGAAGTATTTCCTACTCTTAGCCGAGGCCAACTCGCTGGTCAACGCCGTGGTGTACTCCTGCCGTGATGCTGAGATGCGCCGCACTTTTCGTCGTCTCCTCTGCTGTCGGTGCCTCCGCCCATCTACCCACAAGTCTGTTCGCTACACAGCCTCCACTCCCACAGGCACTGGCACTCGCATCATGCTTCCTGAGAATGGCCATTCCCTGATGGACTCCACCCTTTAG